Proteins from one Actinobacillus delphinicola genomic window:
- the rpsO gene encoding 30S ribosomal protein S15: MSLSTEKKAQIVAEFGRDAKDTGSSEVQIALLTAQINHLQQHFAVHKKDHHGRRGLLRMVSRRRKLLDYLKRTNLELYLSTIERLGLRR; encoded by the coding sequence ATGTCTCTAAGTACAGAAAAAAAAGCACAAATCGTTGCTGAATTTGGTCGTGATGCGAAAGACACTGGTTCTTCAGAAGTTCAAATCGCACTTTTAACTGCACAAATCAACCACTTACAACAACACTTTGCAGTGCACAAAAAAGACCATCACGGTCGTCGTGGTTTATTACGTATGGTTTCTCGTCGTCGTAAACTATTAGACTACTTAAAACGTACTAACCTTGAGCTTTACTTAAGCACAATCGAACGTTTAGGTTTACGTCGCTAA